The DNA region CTCTTCCTCGGTAATGATCGCGGGGACGGGACCGCTCCAGCGACTCTGCGGCTTCCTTTTGGCTCTGGCCTCCGGCGGGGCGGGAAGGGTGATTTCATCGCCTCCGGCAAGCCGGTAACTCTGGGGCTTCTTTTTGCCGTTGACGCGCACGTTTCCACGACGGATCTCGCCATAGACCCAGGCCAGCGGTTTCTTCGCATAAAATTTGCGCACCAGCCGGTCGAGGCGCATCCCCTCTTCCTCGGTGCCGACGGTGTGGCTGGTTGTGGGCGTCTGGCTCATCAGCGTGCCGAGCATACAATGCCGCCGGGCGGCAAACGAGCCCGCCGAAATGGGCACCCGCGCAAAACCTGCTAGACTCCCCCGCGGGCCGGTAGCTCAGTCGGTTAGAGCAGTGGACTCATAATCCATCGGTCGTCGGTTCGAGCCCGACCCGGCCCACCAGCCTTCGCTCGCTCTCGCGAGCTACGGCTGGCAGATCAGCCCCTGCTTTGTCGGGCAACCCACCTCTACATAGAAGGCATATTGCGCCCCGAATACTCTGACACGACGATTGCTCATTCCGTGGGCAGGTGCATCCGAATTCGCCTGTTCTTTGGCATGGGGGCGGCGCAATTTGCTCCCAGAGTGCGATTTTACGGGAGTAATGGGCGAGTCAAAACGGCATGGCTGTTGCTATGGAAACAGCGAGGGCGCACGGGAGCAGTGTGCCTTCGGGGATTCATATTCATCAGGAGCGAACTGCAACAGCCATGCACCCCCGAACCATGAACGAAGACATCAAGGCTGCCGAAAGCCACGAAATACACCTGATGCCCGCCGACTACCGGGAGAGAACAACCCCGGAACAGGTTCGTCGGCATCTCAATCTCATTGAAAAACATCCGGGCTATCCGCAGAAGAATTTTCTGCGCAACCCGGTGACCTGGGAACTTACCCACGGTGCCGTAACGCACCATCTCTCGACCTTCACGCTCAACAATCCGCATGCGCTCGCCTACGTGACAGCGGCCGTGTCGAACTGCCGCGCCTCGATCGAGACCGCGCAGCTTTTTCCGCGCAGCGACGGCACGATCATCATCGAGGTGGACTTCACGCTTTCGAAAAAGAGCATGATCGATGACCTGCCCAAGCACCTCGGTTCTTACTTTGCCCCCGACCTGCGCAAGCGCCCCCAACCGCCGTGCGAAGAACTCGGTGCGATGAGCGTGCGTGCCTGGCGGAGTCCCGGTGGCAAGCATGGGACAATTGAGATTGAAGCCGACGATCGTCGCGGTCTTCTCTACCGGATCGCTGAAACCTTCGCGATGCATGGAATCAAGATTGTTGAGGCGGAGATCACCACCCAGCGCGGCAAAGTGCGCGACCGCTTTTATGTAACCGACCGGTTGGGCCAGCCCATGGATCTCAATCACGATACCCGGCGACTGGAGCGCGAGATTCGCGAGGATTTTCAGATTACAGCCGTCTGATTTACTGGGCGCCGGTTCTGGGAAAGCTTCCGATGGGAACCGGATAGCGCCAGACACCCTTGCCGTGCAGGGTTCCCAGAAAGAGCGCATCGTCGGTGGCTTCAACCGAAGTGATCTGCCGCGCGTGCTCGCCGCCGGGATCCTGCAGGGAATAGAGAATTTCCCCGCGCTCACTCAAGCCAAGAATGAATCCGTAGGGCTCGGGCTTGGGCCACAGGCTCGGCGGCAGGGCTGCGACCAGCTCCCGAAGGGTTGGTTTTGGAGCCAGAAAATCCGCCGCCGGGTTACGCACGGTAAAAAGCGCCAGCCAGAAGGTCCCCTTGCCGTCGCTGGATACGCCGTCGGGATAACCCGGAAGGTCCTCGATGAAAACGTCGTGGGTGCCCGCCTTCGGACCCTTGAGCCAGTAACGCATGATGCGAAAGCGATAGGTTTCGTTGACGAGAACGAAGTCCTCATTCGCCGAGAGCGCGATGCCGTTGGCGAAATAGAGATCACCAAGCAGCACGTCGGTCTTCTTCGTTGACGGATCGTAGCGAAGCAGGCGGCCCCATGGGCGGCCCTCCAGCGCGTCGAGCATGTAGTCGTGCATGCCCCATTTCGAGCTGGCATCTGAGAAAAAGATCATTCCGTCGCTGCCGACATCGACGTCATCGGTGAAGCGGTAGGGAACGCCCGCAGCCTGCGTGCTGAGGGTCTCAACTTCGCCGCCAGGGCCCACGCGAAGCAGGCCTTTGGCCGCATCGGCGACGACGAGGTTTCCCTCGGGATCGAAATCCAGCCCCAGCGGGCGGCCGCCTGTGTCGGCGAAGACTTCGGGCTTGTGGCCCGCGGCATCGCCGATCGGCAGGCGGACGATCTTGCCGCCTTCGTTGCCGCCGTAGAGCCAGCCATCGGCAGTCGGGGCGACGTCCTCGGCGCCGTCGAAGAGATCGGCGCCCAGAATCTCCGCCTTCTGCAGCTCGGTGTTGGGGGCCAGGATCCCCTCCAGCGCCGGTGAAGGCGGCGGATCAAACGCCACCGGTTCGAATTTTTCCTGACATCCGGTCAGGCAGAGCGAGATGAGCACCAGCAGGCCCGCAGCAAGCTTCATATCCGTGTTCCCCCCTTGAGCAGCACCCACTCTA from Chrysiogenia bacterium includes:
- a CDS encoding SMP-30/gluconolactonase/LRE family protein encodes the protein MKLAAGLLVLISLCLTGCQEKFEPVAFDPPPSPALEGILAPNTELQKAEILGADLFDGAEDVAPTADGWLYGGNEGGKIVRLPIGDAAGHKPEVFADTGGRPLGLDFDPEGNLVVADAAKGLLRVGPGGEVETLSTQAAGVPYRFTDDVDVGSDGMIFFSDASSKWGMHDYMLDALEGRPWGRLLRYDPSTKKTDVLLGDLYFANGIALSANEDFVLVNETYRFRIMRYWLKGPKAGTHDVFIEDLPGYPDGVSSDGKGTFWLALFTVRNPAADFLAPKPTLRELVAALPPSLWPKPEPYGFILGLSERGEILYSLQDPGGEHARQITSVEATDDALFLGTLHGKGVWRYPVPIGSFPRTGAQ
- a CDS encoding ACT domain-containing protein; this translates as MAVAMETARAHGSSVPSGIHIHQERTATAMHPRTMNEDIKAAESHEIHLMPADYRERTTPEQVRRHLNLIEKHPGYPQKNFLRNPVTWELTHGAVTHHLSTFTLNNPHALAYVTAAVSNCRASIETAQLFPRSDGTIIIEVDFTLSKKSMIDDLPKHLGSYFAPDLRKRPQPPCEELGAMSVRAWRSPGGKHGTIEIEADDRRGLLYRIAETFAMHGIKIVEAEITTQRGKVRDRFYVTDRLGQPMDLNHDTRRLEREIREDFQITAV